In a single window of the Streptomyces sp. NBC_00285 genome:
- a CDS encoding SpoIIE family protein phosphatase produces the protein MTHPRVSGRSTPGLPSETLRELSEAARLAATGQAPAELWAARRFLEGTQAAIAVLDTELRYLYLNEALADVNGLPVQEHLGRPMPEVIPGSGASAEVAREVLRTGRPQTVVFDGRVPVDPADVQRWWLGAFHRLAGDNGEILGVAAVVMEVTEGIRQRESLRRAQARLELLEETAARVGGTLDAADACRALTDLLVPRFADYAVVDVLDPEGTRRAPATPVPVRLRRMAVAAAPGMPEPLAPVTRSGEVIFHQATSSMARVLTGHKPVVLNRPDDDTVRLLAPTRRRLERYRALELHSVAYLPLMAGGEPVGAVIVGRRADSPEFTQDDVELLEQLTSRAATGIGHALRYTHEHETALEMQRAFLATPHIPGPGVEIASRYLPAGRGAEVGGDWYDAVALPCGRTLLVVGDVMGHGVRAAAAMSEYRSLLRALALQGLAPDRLLAEADRTAHALDLDRVATCVLALLDPAAGHVVLATAGHVPPLLVRPGTAPELADLPVGPPLGTGFGGYDSRLCPLPPGTLLLAYTDGLVERRGEDIDIGLAALAAMPITAAHALPDVLNAVLDRLAPAGSEDDVTLLAARTL, from the coding sequence ATGACCCACCCTCGCGTGTCCGGCCGCTCCACTCCCGGCCTCCCTTCGGAGACCCTTCGGGAGCTGTCGGAGGCGGCCCGGCTCGCGGCGACGGGGCAGGCACCGGCCGAGCTGTGGGCGGCTCGCCGGTTCCTGGAGGGGACACAGGCGGCCATCGCGGTCCTGGACACGGAACTGCGCTATCTCTACCTCAACGAAGCTCTGGCGGACGTCAACGGGCTGCCGGTCCAGGAGCACCTCGGCCGGCCCATGCCGGAGGTGATCCCGGGCTCCGGGGCATCGGCGGAGGTGGCGCGCGAGGTGCTCCGCACCGGCCGGCCGCAGACCGTGGTCTTCGACGGCCGGGTGCCCGTCGACCCGGCGGACGTGCAGCGCTGGTGGCTCGGCGCCTTCCACCGGCTCGCCGGCGACAATGGCGAGATCCTCGGCGTCGCCGCCGTCGTCATGGAGGTCACCGAGGGCATCCGGCAGCGCGAGTCGCTGCGGCGGGCCCAGGCGCGCCTGGAACTGCTGGAGGAGACCGCCGCCCGGGTCGGCGGCACGCTCGACGCGGCCGACGCCTGCCGGGCGCTGACCGATCTGCTGGTGCCGCGGTTCGCCGACTACGCCGTCGTGGACGTGCTCGACCCCGAGGGCACGCGCAGGGCACCGGCCACCCCCGTGCCGGTACGGCTGCGCCGCATGGCGGTGGCCGCCGCTCCCGGTATGCCGGAGCCGCTCGCCCCCGTGACCAGAAGCGGAGAGGTGATCTTCCACCAGGCCACCTCGTCGATGGCTCGGGTGCTGACCGGGCACAAGCCCGTCGTGCTCAACCGGCCCGACGACGACACCGTGCGCCTCCTCGCCCCCACACGCCGGCGCCTGGAGCGCTACCGGGCCCTGGAGCTGCACTCCGTGGCCTATCTGCCCCTCATGGCCGGCGGTGAGCCCGTCGGGGCCGTCATCGTGGGGCGCAGGGCGGACTCCCCCGAGTTCACCCAGGACGACGTCGAGCTGCTGGAGCAGCTGACCTCGCGGGCCGCGACGGGCATCGGCCACGCCCTGCGCTACACCCACGAGCACGAGACCGCGCTGGAGATGCAGCGCGCCTTCCTGGCCACCCCGCACATACCGGGCCCGGGTGTGGAGATCGCCAGCCGCTATCTCCCCGCCGGACGCGGCGCCGAGGTCGGCGGGGACTGGTACGACGCCGTCGCCCTGCCGTGCGGGCGCACCCTGCTCGTGGTCGGGGACGTCATGGGACACGGAGTGCGTGCCGCGGCGGCCATGAGCGAGTACCGCTCCCTGCTCCGCGCGCTGGCTCTGCAGGGGCTCGCCCCCGACCGGCTGCTCGCCGAGGCGGACCGCACCGCCCACGCACTCGACCTGGACCGTGTCGCCACGTGTGTCCTGGCCCTCCTGGACCCCGCCGCCGGGCACGTGGTGCTGGCCACCGCCGGCCATGTCCCGCCCCTGCTGGTCCGGCCGGGCACCGCCCCCGAACTCGCGGACCTTCCCGTCGGTCCTCCGCTGGGCACGGGCTTCGGCGGGTACGACAGCCGGCTCTGTCCGCTGCCGCCGGGCACTCTGCTGCTGGCCTACACCGACGGGCTCGTGGAGCGGCGCGGCGAGGACATCGACATCGGCCTCGCCGCGCTCGCCGCGATGCCCATCACCGCCGCGCACGCCCTCCCGGACGTCCTGAACGCCGTCCTCGACCGACTGGCGCCCGCCGGTTCGGAGGACGACGTCACGCTGCTCGCCGCCCGCACCCTGTGA